One Sediminibacillus dalangtanensis genomic region harbors:
- the rpsP gene encoding 30S ribosomal protein S16 yields the protein MAVKIRLKRMGSKRNPFYRVVVADSRSPRDGRFIEQIGTYNPVANPVEVKLDEDKALDWMTKGAKPSDTVRNLFSKEGIMTKFHDTKNQK from the coding sequence ATGGCTGTTAAAATTCGTTTAAAGCGTATGGGTTCAAAAAGAAATCCATTTTATCGTGTAGTAGTAGCTGATTCACGTTCTCCTCGTGACGGACGTTTTATTGAACAAATTGGCACTTACAATCCGGTAGCCAATCCGGTTGAAGTAAAACTAGATGAAGATAAGGCGCTTGACTGGATGACTAAAGGCGCTAAGCCTAGTGATACAGTACGTAACCTTTTCTCAAAAGAAGGCATCATGACGAAATTCCACGATACGAAAAACCAAAAGTAA
- a CDS encoding putative DNA-binding protein: MLEKTTRINFLFDFYQELLTPKQRNYMELYYLEDYSLGEISETFEVSRQAVYDNIRRTESMLEAYEDKLHLYKKFSERTQLLEQLEQALKGNQLTTLRELVDSLKELD; the protein is encoded by the coding sequence TTGCTGGAAAAAACGACAAGAATTAATTTTCTATTTGACTTTTATCAGGAATTGCTGACGCCAAAACAGCGAAATTACATGGAACTGTACTATTTGGAGGATTATTCACTCGGCGAGATCTCTGAAACATTTGAAGTTTCACGACAAGCCGTGTACGATAATATCCGACGTACGGAATCGATGCTGGAAGCTTATGAGGATAAGCTCCATTTGTATAAGAAGTTTTCAGAGCGAACCCAGTTGCTGGAGCAGCTGGAACAAGCGCTGAAAGGAAATCAGTTAACTACTTTAAGGGAATTGGTTGATTCACTTAAAGAATTAGATTAA
- the ffh gene encoding signal recognition particle protein, with the protein MAFEGLAERLQGTIQRIKGKGKVTEQDVKEMTREVRLALLEADVNFKVVKDFVKRIKERAVGQEVMESLTPGQQVIKVVRDELTELMGGEQSKIAVADRPPTVIMMVGLQGAGKTTTTGKLANLLRKKYNRNPLLVAADVYRPAAINQLETLGKQLSMPVFSLGTDANPVDIANQAIEQAKAEHQDYVIIDTAGRLHVDNELMDELDQIKSNVKPDEIFLVVDAMTGQDAVNVAESFNEQLDVTGVVLTKLDGDTRGGAALSIKAVTDKPIKFAGMGEKLDELEAFHPERMASRILGMGDVLSLIEKAQDTVDENKAKELEEKMRSASFTFDDFLEQMGQVRNMGPLEDLIGMLPGANKMKGLKNVQFDEKQLSHVEAIIQSMTKQERQDPGVMNASRKKRIAKGAGRSVSEVNRLLKQFEEMKKMMKQMTNMQKGKKGKGMKFPFM; encoded by the coding sequence ATGGCATTTGAAGGCTTGGCCGAACGCCTGCAAGGGACAATCCAACGTATCAAGGGAAAAGGGAAAGTCACGGAGCAGGATGTAAAGGAAATGACAAGAGAAGTACGGCTTGCTTTATTGGAAGCAGATGTCAACTTCAAAGTCGTGAAAGATTTTGTCAAACGCATTAAAGAACGTGCAGTCGGGCAGGAAGTAATGGAAAGTCTGACGCCCGGCCAGCAGGTAATCAAAGTAGTAAGGGACGAACTGACGGAGCTGATGGGAGGCGAGCAAAGCAAAATAGCAGTAGCCGACCGTCCGCCAACCGTGATTATGATGGTTGGTCTTCAGGGGGCAGGTAAAACGACTACCACTGGGAAGCTTGCGAACTTACTCCGTAAAAAATATAATAGGAATCCGCTTTTGGTTGCAGCGGATGTTTATCGACCGGCTGCTATTAACCAGTTGGAAACATTGGGCAAGCAATTGAGCATGCCGGTGTTCTCTCTGGGTACAGATGCAAATCCAGTCGATATTGCCAATCAGGCTATCGAACAAGCAAAGGCGGAACATCAGGATTACGTTATCATTGATACGGCAGGCCGTCTGCATGTCGACAATGAATTAATGGACGAACTGGATCAAATCAAGTCCAATGTAAAACCGGATGAAATCTTCTTGGTAGTTGACGCGATGACAGGACAAGATGCTGTCAATGTAGCGGAAAGCTTCAACGAACAGCTCGATGTCACGGGTGTAGTATTGACGAAATTGGATGGCGACACGCGTGGCGGCGCTGCCTTATCGATTAAAGCTGTTACAGACAAACCGATTAAATTTGCCGGGATGGGAGAAAAACTAGATGAGTTGGAAGCATTTCATCCAGAACGGATGGCTTCTAGAATCTTGGGTATGGGCGACGTTCTTTCGCTGATCGAAAAAGCACAAGATACAGTGGATGAGAACAAAGCCAAGGAATTGGAAGAAAAGATGCGATCTGCGTCCTTCACATTTGATGACTTCCTGGAGCAAATGGGACAGGTCCGAAATATGGGACCTTTGGAAGACTTAATCGGTATGCTCCCTGGCGCAAATAAAATGAAGGGTTTAAAGAATGTTCAATTCGATGAAAAACAACTTTCCCATGTCGAAGCGATCATCCAGTCCATGACAAAACAGGAACGGCAGGACCCCGGGGTCATGAACGCCAGCCGGAAGAAGCGGATTGCTAAAGGTGCCGGAAGATCGGTGTCGGAAGTCAATCGACTGCTCAAACAATTTGAAGAAATGAAGAAAATGATGAAGCAGATGACCAACATGCAAAAAGGGAAAAAAGGCAAAGGAATGAAATTTCCGTTCATGTAA
- the ftsY gene encoding signal recognition particle-docking protein FtsY, whose protein sequence is MSFFKKLKEKFSGDTADQQEAQPETYKEGLSKTRSSFSSKINDLVARYRKVDEDFFEDLEEILISADVGVTAVMDLIDELKMEVKRRNIKDSGEMKEVISEKLVEIYYGEKDGDTAKLQLKEDGLSVILFVGVNGVGKTTTIGKMAHQLKQEGKKVIMAAGDTFRAGAIEQLEVWGERAGVDVIKHNAGSDPAAVVYDGIQAARSRGADVLLCDTAGRLQNKVNLMNELAKVKKVISREVPDGPQEVLLVLDATTGQNAMSQAKTFSEATDVSGIVLTKLDGTAKGGIVLAIRNELQIPVKFVGLGEKVTDLQSFDAHAFVYGLFADMLEEETS, encoded by the coding sequence ATGAGCTTTTTTAAGAAACTAAAAGAAAAATTCAGCGGTGATACTGCTGATCAACAAGAGGCCCAGCCTGAAACGTATAAAGAAGGGCTTTCCAAGACGAGAAGCTCTTTTTCCAGCAAAATAAATGACCTAGTTGCACGTTATCGTAAGGTGGATGAGGACTTTTTTGAAGACCTGGAAGAAATATTAATTTCGGCAGATGTAGGCGTTACGGCTGTAATGGATCTTATCGATGAATTGAAAATGGAAGTGAAACGCAGAAACATTAAAGACAGTGGAGAAATGAAAGAAGTCATTTCTGAAAAGCTGGTCGAAATCTATTATGGGGAGAAAGACGGAGACACGGCAAAATTGCAGTTGAAAGAAGATGGACTGTCTGTCATTTTATTTGTCGGGGTCAATGGCGTCGGAAAAACGACGACCATAGGAAAAATGGCTCACCAATTGAAACAAGAAGGAAAAAAAGTAATCATGGCAGCAGGTGACACCTTCCGTGCCGGAGCGATTGAGCAGTTGGAAGTCTGGGGGGAAAGAGCCGGGGTTGATGTGATCAAGCATAATGCTGGGAGTGACCCGGCTGCAGTAGTTTACGATGGCATCCAGGCAGCGAGATCCAGAGGGGCCGATGTTTTACTGTGTGATACGGCTGGACGATTGCAGAACAAAGTCAATTTGATGAATGAACTTGCCAAAGTGAAAAAAGTCATTTCCAGAGAAGTTCCAGACGGCCCGCAAGAGGTGCTGCTTGTCCTCGATGCCACCACAGGTCAGAATGCGATGAGCCAGGCCAAAACCTTTTCGGAAGCGACGGACGTGTCAGGAATCGTTCTGACCAAGTTGGATGGTACGGCAAAAGGTGGCATTGTACTTGCTATTCGAAATGAATTACAGATACCAGTAAAGTTTGTCGGCTTAGGTGAGAAAGTGACTGATTTACAGTCTTTCGATGCGCACGCCTTTGTTTACGGATTGTTTGCAGATATGCTGGAAGAGGAAACATCTTGA
- a CDS encoding YlqD family protein, with the protein MKIIRKIPVKQVITERSKERLVKQFNQNKQQLEQECQQLQFEQRKLQNKKGVSKHEVAKRFQQEIKKRKDKIKWIEFQLEQLDILPIGSEITEEEVETLVEVEEGSNWSDISDNKAIIVKDGIVIQIT; encoded by the coding sequence TTGAAAATAATTCGTAAAATTCCTGTCAAGCAGGTAATAACGGAGAGAAGCAAGGAAAGACTGGTGAAACAGTTTAACCAAAATAAACAGCAGCTTGAACAAGAGTGTCAACAACTGCAATTTGAACAGCGGAAACTACAAAATAAAAAAGGAGTTTCCAAACATGAAGTAGCCAAACGGTTCCAACAGGAAATAAAAAAGCGCAAAGACAAAATCAAGTGGATAGAATTTCAATTGGAGCAGTTGGACATCCTGCCTATTGGCAGTGAAATAACAGAAGAAGAAGTTGAAACTCTTGTTGAAGTTGAAGAAGGATCTAACTGGAGTGACATTTCCGATAACAAAGCAATCATCGTGAAAGATGGCATCGTGATCCAAATTACATAG
- a CDS encoding KH domain-containing protein has protein sequence MKALIETMVAPLVDHPEDVQVTVKEDDERLTYHLTVNQDDVGKVIGKNGRIAKAVRTVVYAAGSDETKRIYLDIM, from the coding sequence ATGAAAGCCTTAATCGAAACGATGGTGGCTCCGTTGGTCGATCATCCGGAAGATGTCCAGGTGACAGTCAAGGAAGACGATGAAAGATTGACTTACCATCTAACTGTCAATCAGGATGATGTCGGAAAAGTAATCGGGAAAAACGGACGAATCGCAAAAGCTGTTCGGACGGTTGTTTATGCAGCCGGTTCGGATGAAACAAAGCGAATCTATTTGGATATCATGTAA